AAGGAACCGGACGAGCATGCATAGCCATAATGATATACTGACAGCATCGCGCCGCGTGTTAACCATTATTATGAGCGAGAACCTTTTGGTAACTTACCACGGGGAACACGAGTGCGAAGATGGCTGCATTTGCCAAACCTGTACCCCAAGTACAAAGTGCAGCAGAAGGCAAACCTACCAATCATTTTGAACCGGATGGTAAGTTAAACCAAGAGAAACGAAATACGATTCAAGAAACAAACCAAAAGCAAAGTAATATGCCCAACGTTCTTCCAAATGACGAATTCTTTGCGAAAGTGAAAGTCCTCGGGATATCCACACAAATCTGTGAAGTAATACAAGTGGATTATTTTGATGACTTCTCATTAGGACCCCGAAGACAGACTTACTCAAAGCAGTAATACCTACAACCATCCCCATCGTCAGTTACCACTACAAATTCATACCAGATAAGAAAAAGCTTACGCATCAACCCAGCAGAGAAAGATGAACCCGGCTACAGGACCGACGAGAGGTATTCGTTGCAGAGCGAAGGACACAATGACGGATGTGCAGACCATGACTACCCTGTAAGCAGATGTTGCGACAGCCTTGAGCATACCCGTGTACGAAGTTGGCTGAGTAGCTACCGGTCGTCCGCCGTGCTGCAGCAAATATGTCCGTTTGGCAATAATTGTGCACCACGTTCCCTGTAtaacaagaaaagaagatcactctcctcttcatctagAGAAAATTCATTTAAAATGCATGAACTTACGTTAAGATATAACGAAATTCCTACAACAGGCAAGAGCCATAACAGCTGGTAGAACCAGCCTATGTTTCGATGGAACCACTTCTGCTGATCGTGTACCAAGGGCTGCAGTAACAGGTCGAATACATAGATAGAGATCAAGGACAGGGAGTTCAGAAGCAGAGATTTGTATACATTCGCGCGTATCTCTGAGTCCCTGCAGTTGGTCCCACAATCATGCAGAGGTTGATCACCACAGTTGATATCAGCGCCAATTTTGGCGAGTTGAAAGCATATGTCCATGCGTGTTGTCGGTCGCATGATCACCATAGGAATGATTTAAATAAAAGTGATTTAGCATTCGGCGGTGAGCGAATGTGTATCGAAATGGGGAGATGTAATATTAAACGCACCCAGCCACAGCTGTCAGAACCGCTCCCCAGCGAAAAGAATCATAAATCCCCCTCCACGCCCAAGTAAGCTGTAGGAGCACTGAGTCCTGCACAGAGAGAAATGCTGGGTAAGTGGACCGCGACGAGACCCTCGCTGGTTGTCCTGGGTATTGGAACGACTGTGGTCGGGCTGCATATGGCGCTGCAGACATCAGTGGGATAATGTTGTCTGGTTGGCTGCAGAGAACTGGTAGGCTACGTGGTGAATGAGGAGAAAGGCTGGAAATGCTAATATTAGAGCGCATGCTGTAGACCCTAACCCTAGATTGGGAGATGTCAAATGACTGGCAGCTCAAACACTTAAACTCCTTCATAATTTTAAATTTTCTAGTGTTTTAGATATTCAATCTCGTACGGTAGGGGTACATAATACGAACACCCTATCATTTGACCAGGAAATGCTACGCAGAATAGTAAAGTACGGTagcagaagaaaaatgaagtACATCGTACACCTTGGCTCCAATAAGTTAAGAGTACAAATAAAGAGAAACAGGAAGGAAAGCAACAGACAAAAGAACTAGTAAGACAAAAAGACCAAAGGCGATAACGGACACAATATCGAGTAGACAGCGGCAAAGGGAGAAGATCACCGGGATGGGATAGGCGGAATGAAAGATCATGCATTAgatgaaaaagaggaaaaaggaATCCGGAGTCAAAATATTTATGATCGCTTGGTCGTCTGTTTCTTGGGCGCTTTGGCAGCAGGTTTGGCGGCATCCTTCTTTGCGGGAGTAGCTTTCTTTACGGACGCTTTCTTAGCGGCGGTCTTAAccttggtggtggtagtttTGCCAGTAACAGCctaaaagaataaaaataaatatgCGAAATCTAATTTAGGAGTTAAAGATGCACGAGCCTTCTTTGCTGGTGCTTTCTTGCTGGCAGCCATTGTCTTCTTTGTTGTGGATGCGGTTTTAGCTTTGGGTTTGCCAGCCAAAACTTTCTTGGGGGCGGGGGTCTTCTTCACGGCTGTGGTGGCTTTCGGTTTCGCGGGGGCAGCCTTCTTGGGAGCGGCCGTCTTCGTGGTGGAGGGTTTGGAAGCCTTGGGTTTGGCAGTAGTCGCAGAGGCCTTAGCAGCCTTAGGTTTAGACGCAGCGGCTTTGGGCTTGGTAGCGGGCTTGTTCTATACAAAGTAGATTAGCAATGAAGTGAATTGCGAAAGAAGTACATACCTCTTTGGCGGCGGACGAATCAGCAGCAGGTTTGGACTTGGGAGCAAGTTTGACTCGCCCAGAAAGACCTAAGTAACGGCGAGCATTAGCATACAGAATGATGTTATAGCCGGGTGGGCATATGCATACCCTTGGGCAGGAAGAAGACACCCTTCTCGGCGCCAGACGTAATAGCCTTGGATAACTGGTTGACCTGAGCAGCACCAATTTCAAGCTTATACTTGGTCTCAACATATCTACGAGCCGGGTCAGGCAAGTGCAATTGGATTGAATACGAAAAGCATGCACATACTTCTTGATTTGTGGGCGTGAGACTCCGATACGAGCATCCTCAGTGTTGGCAGCAATGCACTCCTATAGCAGATAGCAGAAGCGTTAGCTTATTATCCTCAAATTATATTAAAGCAGTGGGAGTGGTGCAGGATGCATAATATAAAAACAATGATTGAAATACTAGATTTATGTGTCGATACACATACCCTATGCCCAGAGGCCAGGTATACAGTAGTaaagataaaaaaataaaagcaagagagaagagCGGACATCAAGAAACTCTGATATATAGGGTACAAGATGGATGAATACCGACCTTAATCATATCAACCCATGTTGGGTGAGATGCAGCGGGCTTTGCGACAGAAGACTTCTTGACGGTGGGCTTAGCAGTGCCTGAGGCTTTCTTTGAGGCGGTGGACATTGCAAAATAATAAGTGGAGTTGATAAACAGGTAGGGAGATTGGGGAAGATTAACGCTTAAGGCAGAGTAGCGGTGGTTTGAGTTGAACCTGGGGCGCAGAGGGGGGTCTGATAACAATTCTCGTCCTCCGTCTATTTATACTAACACGATCGCGTCGGTCACGTGTATTGAACTATTTCAATCAACAAACAAATCTCCGAGCTTCTAATGCAGCCAGTACTAAACATTTTAACAAAATTTTTGCACATTCCGATAGCCAAGATAATAAAGTTTTATATCTGAAAGTTTTATACATCTCACTTTACAGATGCTGCTGTTAGCAGATTTCTACGATCATTGTTGATTCAGAAACGCGGTAGAACGCGTAGACAAGCGAGGCAGTCACATGACCATCGGGATCCCTCCACCCATCCCAGCCAATCAGCGTTCTCCAGTTTTCGCCCCGTTTCTGCCTCTCCACCTCCCCATGTCCATCGCCCCTGCTCTCAAAGCCGCTACCCGCTCTGCATATCGGGATGTGCTTCGCGCCGCATCGGTGACCTTCTCTGGTACATGGCAGTCATCCCATATTGTGTTCTGAACTGACAGATGTTACACAGGAGATCAGCAAGTGCTCCAAGGTTGGTCCTTACCTTGATACCCCTTCTTGGAGCTAATGTTTGTCCAGCTTTCCGTTTAAAAATTCGGAATGATATCAGTCAGAACTCAGCCACAGACCCGGAAGCATACCAGAAGCATAATCAATTTATAAAAGATGTTGCTCAGGTTTTGCGGAAGAACGTCGTTCAAGGCGTCCACATAAAGGAGCCGGGTGAGCATGATGGAGGCTCGCTTTATCGTAAGTGGGAATTAACTTCAAACATATCTATCCTGACCTCAGATATCAGGCATACGTATGACTAAGGATACTGAGCTTGGAGACAATGATTCCATCAAGAACCCTCCACCCATTGAGTCCAGTCGCAGCGCCCGTCGGAAAGAAAAGGGCCAGCCACACAAGTGCGGATGAGCCTTATCTTAGCTTACAACTGGAACGACCATTGATCAGGCATTTGTTAGATGCTGTTCCAACTGATACTGACTTACCCTCTTCTTCTAATTCCCCTCCCCGTTATTTCTCTGCCCTCAAGAAAGCCCACAAAGAGCGTGTTATCCCAGAACTTCTAGAAGAAGACTTGGAAGAGCAATTTGTCAGAGGTACGCTTATATATTCCTTATAGTATCTTGCAGACGTTCAAATTTCCTCCAGGTAGTGGACCGGTATGTTCATGTCTGGTATCTTAGTTGGACTCAAAGCCATATTCGTGATAGGGCGGacaatcaatcaataaaACTGAAAATAACGTCCAATTGCTTCATAAGCCAACAGGTATCCGTGTGTCTTGTCAGGATACTCGTTCTCTTTCGCAGAATAGAAAATTGGCTCGAAAATGGCTCCTTGAGAAGGCGTGTTTGTCTCTATATTCCCTTCACGGACAAACAAGTTAACGCAATGCATTGCTGGTTTAGCTTGACCAATTAGCGAACCCGGGTCTGTCGAAAGAAGCGATGAAGGCTGCCAAACAACGCGAACGCGAGCGgcaaaggagaaaaaaggcTAAGAAAAAAGCGCTGCAAAAGAATGCGCAGAATAGTAAAGATGATGCGGATTGATAGACTATGAGGCTTCAATGATACTGGAGTTTAATGTTTACCGTAATCAATGGTTGCTAGTGAACTATTTCTAACCATTCTGTGCTACGGCATATTCCGACTGACTTAAGTCTTAAGTTACAACACTCCTATAATGTGCTTATATCCACATTACTCTTCGGGATCTGTAATAAACTCCTCCAAGATCGACAACGATGGCGAACGTGAATTCGAGCGGATTGCATTCGCTCGCTACCATAATTAAGCGGTAAGTTTCTTCCGATCGTCACTAGGATTTTAGAACCTATAGCTGAAGCCTGACGTGTCG
This Psilocybe cubensis strain MGC-MH-2018 chromosome 3, whole genome shotgun sequence DNA region includes the following protein-coding sequences:
- a CDS encoding Histone H1 — its product is MSTASKKASGTAKPTVKKSSVAKPAASHPTWVDMIKECIAANTEDARIGVSRPQIKKYVETKYKLEIGAAQVNQLSKAITSGAEKGVFFLPKGLSGRVKLAPKSKPAADSSAAKENKPATKPKAAASKPKAAKASATTAKPKASKPSTTKTAAPKKAAPAKPKATTAVKKTPAPKKVLAGKPKAKTASTTKKTMAASKKAPAKKARCYWQNYHHQG
- a CDS encoding Mitochondrial zinc maintenance protein 1, mitochondrial; translation: MSIAPALKAATRSAYRDVLRAASVTFSGDQQVLQAFRLKIRNDISQNSATDPEAYQKHNQFIKDVAQVLRKNVVQGVHIKEPGEHDGGSLYRIRMTKDTELGDNDSIKNPPPIESSRSARRKEKGQPHKHLLDAVPTDTDLPSSSNSPPRYFSALKKAHKERVIPELLEEDLEEQFVRGSGPLDQLANPGLSKEAMKAAKQRERERQRRKKAKKKALQKNAQNSKDDAD